DNA from Aphis gossypii isolate Hap1 chromosome 3, ASM2018417v2, whole genome shotgun sequence:
taggtaaataGTAGCCCTACcgcctattaatatattatatattttaagttactcatcatcattaatattatactactattcaaattaaataacattgtatttattggtatgattaaaaatgtttaacaaatgttaatttatttattttttattaaataccttatgctcatcataatatatcaatatcatgATTTTCAaagaagaatttaaatatatcagttcaatattgaatgtttaagtagctacatattattatgctatttacCAGTGAAACGTATCTACCTGTTCTGGAATATAACTGATATGTAACCGCTTTGTATCAAATGTTTCTTCTTGAAAATCTTGTTAGTACAGACATTgattaaatgtacatatatatttattcaatggtATGGACTTGGTCTTGGGATGACTACGTTATTTTTCTGTACATGcaacgaatatttttttttctgatgattgatagttatttatttaggcATAGTTTGACAATTTTGTTCTAAGATTTACAAAACACGATTATGATTGTGATCTGAAATCTAAATACTGTTTATCCGCCACCcaataaatacaaactaaTATGGTAAATTGGTAAGCACTAATCAGAAAATATTTGTCCactagtaattagtaattaatatttactgatTGGGAACATAATATACCAGCAGAAGTGACCTATAAAGGTAAAATTGGTTATAAcagcaaaatgtattaaaacattgGACTAGGTGTCTAGGTATaagaaattttagaaattagaaactaAGAACTGTGTCTTCAAGAGATTCaattaccaataatattttagcattaggaaataataagtaataaatttactgagcaatcaaaaatattagttgaTAAGATAAACTAATTCGTGCGATTCTCAATGAATTGAGTTCGATGtccgatttttaaaatttagatagcCAATTCCTTTAAATTTggttagattatttaaaaatttacatcagTCATGTGTACTTACTCCGATATAaacaaaatgcatttttatatctttaatcgtggtcttagatttttatactataatatatgtataggagtctctgtttatagtttttaggCTTTTTGGTAATTACTTATCTTGCTATTCTGTAAAATTTTGTCAAACGTAATTACTGCGTTATGTTTTAGGACAGCCACTCTGTCGATCAtagacatatatattatattatatcatatatgtcTATGCTGTCAAAGAACATGCTGTCGACCAATTTTTTACCGGTCCgtgattaaaatacaaaacatattcGGCGACGACACAACACTGAtaacagataaaaaataataatataatgtttttgtgtACTATTTAAACAGAAAACGATAGCGTgcgttattagttattacttattactattacgTGCGTTTAGTTACTCGTGACTTCAGTTAAAggttttaaaaccaaaaatactgTTGTGGGCAGTGGAGTACGTGAAAGGTGTAAGTTTATGCGATTCGTCCGGAATCTGTGAAAAATGGACAATAGCAAAAACTCTTCGGCCAGTCCGACGCCAGTGTCGAAGTCGGAGAAAAAGGAACCTCTGTCGCTTGAAGAACTTTTGGCGAAGAAAAAAGCTGAGGAATTGGCCAGAAGCAAGGTAAGTACTAACCTACTTGTGGAGTTACTCATGCTAGTTTTTTCATTGGTTTTTTCAGCCTGTGTTTTTGACAAAAGAACAACGAGCCGCCGAAGCCCTGCGAAAGAGACAAGAGGAAAGCGAACTAGTGAAAAAAAAGCAAGAGGAGGAACGCAAGAAACGCTTAGAGTTCTTGCACCAAGCAGATGGTGGACATGGCAGTAATAACCACAGGGACGATCGGTAAAAACTGCCTTGctgtaatttaatcaaatacagTTAGAATAGTTGGGTATCACGTTCAGTTTTTTTTCAGGGATCGTGACAGAGAGCATCATCGAGACAGAGATCGTGATCGAGACCGTGAACGCGAAAGGGATAAAGAACATGACCGCAGGGAACGAGAACGCAAGAGAGATAAAAAAGAAGAACCTGAAGACAAGGAACAGTATAAAGACAAAGAGAAAGAGCAGGAAGCCATACGGGAACGTTATTTaggtttaacaaaaaaaaaacgacgtGTTCGTCGGTTGAATGatagaaaatttgtttttgattggGACGCGTCTGAAGATACTTCAATTGATTATAATGCTCTATACAAGGAGCGTCATCAAGTACAGTTCTTTGGTCGTGGTAATGTAGCAGGTATTGACATTAAAGCACAAAAAAAAGATCAGTCCAAGTTTTATGGTGAACTCATGGAAAAACGTAGAACTGAAGCAGAGAAGGAGCAAGAAAAGGTGAGgctgaaaaaagtaaaacgaaAAGAAGATAAACAGAAATGGGACGACCGACATTGGTCAGAGAAAGAATTGGATGAAATGACTGAGAGGGATTGGAGAATATTTAGAGaggactataatataactattaaaggtattttaaaaattaattcagaatgtttcaattttatattaaagtaattattaattttatattcaaggaGGTAGAATACCAGAACCTATTCGTAAATGGAAGGAGTCTACAATTAAAAGTGAGATCATGGACATCATTGAAAAAGTTGGTTACAAGGATCCTACACCTATTCAACGACAAGCTATTCCAATTGGTTTTCaagtaaatagttttattttaaaatttatattttattttaatcatatttatattgttttattccttattatttatagaatcgTGACATTATTGGTGTTGCTGAAACTGGTTCTGGTAAAACTTTGGCTTACCTCATACCGCTTATTGAATGGATTCAGTCCTTACCTAAAATGGAAAGAATGGAAGATGTTGATCaagtaatgattattattattattattatatttttttttaaatattcaaagaatattgaaaaaatttaattttaaacatgtttagggtccttattcaattatattggCACCAACCCGTGAATTAGCTCAACAGATAGAAgaagaaactttaaaattcgGACAGCCATTAGGTATTAGAACCGTAGTTGTTGTTGGTGGCTTGTCTAGAGAAGAACAAGGATTTAGATTACGATTAGGATGTGAAGTAATTAACTTGTcactataaaatttgatattttactttatattttatataatttaaatgttgttcTATAGATTGTTATTGCAACACCGGGTCGTTTGATTGATGTTCTGGAAAACAGATATTTAGTTTTGAATCAATGCACATATATAGTGTTAGATGAAGCTGATAGGATGATAGACATGGGTTTTGAACCAGATGTGCAAAAGATTTTGGAGTACATGCCAGTGACCAATTTGAAACCAGATAATGAAGATGCTGAAGATGAGTCCAAATTgttagcaaattattattccaaaaaaaaatatagacaggtaaatacaattttaaaggaTGAAAAACATTAACAACTTATAATTGTGTTAATTTGTTAGACTGTGATGTTTACGGCTACCATGCCTCCAGCAGTGGAACGTTTGGCTCGAACATATTTACGTCGTCCTGCTGTCGTTTACATTGGATCCATTGGTAAACCTGTAGAACGTACAGAACAAATAGTCCACATGATGAGTGAAAACGATAAGCGTAAAAGACTTGTTGAAATCCTCAGTCGTAAAGTTGATCcaccaattattatatttgtcaacCAAAAGAAAGGTGCCGATGTGTTGGCTAAGGGTCTGGAGAAACTTggggtaaatataatataatatttaatgtatatataatatttttgggtaATATGGcctggaaataaaataaaataattacttctgTTTTAGTATAACGCATGTACACTTCATGGTGGTAAAGGACAAGAACAGAGAGAGTTTGCTCTGGCAAGTCTTAAAGGGGGTCAAAAAGATATCTTGGTTGCAACTGATGTGGTCGGTCGTGGTATTGATATTAAAGATGTGTCTATGGTTATCAATTATGATATGGCTAAATCCATTGAAGGTAATTTGATGTGCTTTTCGAAAAGTATACTAATATGGCTAATCAAAAAATGACCTACATTGAATTATtggaaatttgtttttatcccTCTCTAGATTATACTCATCGTATTGGACGTACGGGTCGTGCTGGAAAGACTGGAGTggcaatttcatttttaacaaaagatGATTCACCATTGTTTTATGATCTCAAACAAGTTATACAAGCGAGCCCAGTTTCTACTTGTCCTCCAGAGTTAGCAAATCATCCAGAAGCACAACATAAACCTGGCACTGTAATGATGCCCAAAAAGAGACGAGAAGAGAAAATTTTtgcttaatttttatgtagttttaaaaatattcttagtatttaaatactcaaattacaaaataaaatgactttattttattatacatttagtttttcttaataataataattttacaaaaaaaatataagtagttgTAATTGTTGTGTGTTCCAACATCTAATCCATTCGTGTCTTGATATCACGCACAATTATCTTGTCTTTTTTGCTGAAATATAAGGAAAGATTTGTTATATTACCAGTCAAGACATTTAAACGAAAAAGAAGCGTTAaacttcttttaaataaaacaaatttactcACATAATGTAAACCTTAGCACCCCAACCAGAAATAGCATCCCGGTTGCAAGCACTAACCAAAGCTTGAGAGATAGTTTCAAATAGTTGATCTTCTTCCATATCAGGCTCCCAAAGAGCTTCGCAGAGACCATATAATTGGTTAGAACTAGTACCTCCAACCACAAAGTTATCTGACTTGTTAACACATCCAATTAAATCCATATCACACATATACGGTTCTAATGTCACTTCATCTAAAGCAACAATCATTGGCTCGACAAAGAATGGTGAAAACCTgtgcaaaacaaaataataaaaaatgtatacaacatagattaagaaaaattattatgacattattattagttacattattgtaactgaaaaaattaagtagattacattttataaataaaaatataaaataaatagttattataaattatataaatgttggaaaaactgaataaaataaaaacaatattctaataggtatatttaatagcGTGCTGAACCATTTTCAGACCTGTGGCAAACTGCCATTTG
Protein-coding regions in this window:
- the LOC114119368 gene encoding probable ATP-dependent RNA helicase DDX23; this encodes MDNSKNSSASPTPVSKSEKKEPLSLEELLAKKKAEELARSKPVFLTKEQRAAEALRKRQEESELVKKKQEEERKKRLEFLHQADGGHGSNNHRDDRDRDREHHRDRDRDRDRERERDKEHDRRERERKRDKKEEPEDKEQYKDKEKEQEAIRERYLGLTKKKRRVRRLNDRKFVFDWDASEDTSIDYNALYKERHQVQFFGRGNVAGIDIKAQKKDQSKFYGELMEKRRTEAEKEQEKVRLKKVKRKEDKQKWDDRHWSEKELDEMTERDWRIFREDYNITIKGGRIPEPIRKWKESTIKSEIMDIIEKVGYKDPTPIQRQAIPIGFQNRDIIGVAETGSGKTLAYLIPLIEWIQSLPKMERMEDVDQGPYSIILAPTRELAQQIEEETLKFGQPLGIRTVVVVGGLSREEQGFRLRLGCEIVIATPGRLIDVLENRYLVLNQCTYIVLDEADRMIDMGFEPDVQKILEYMPVTNLKPDNEDAEDESKLLANYYSKKKYRQTVMFTATMPPAVERLARTYLRRPAVVYIGSIGKPVERTEQIVHMMSENDKRKRLVEILSRKVDPPIIIFVNQKKGADVLAKGLEKLGYNACTLHGGKGQEQREFALASLKGGQKDILVATDVVGRGIDIKDVSMVINYDMAKSIEDYTHRIGRTGRAGKTGVAISFLTKDDSPLFYDLKQVIQASPVSTCPPELANHPEAQHKPGTVMMPKKRREEKIFA
- the LOC114119378 gene encoding proteasome subunit beta type-3-like, which encodes MSIMDYNGGALIGMKGKDCVAIATDKRFGIQAQTVSLDFTKVFQINPHTYMGFPGLATDIFTVYEKIMFRKRLYELKENRKISPKALASLVSNLLYENRFSPFFVEPMIVALDEVTLEPYMCDMDLIGCVNKSDNFVVGGTSSNQLYGLCEALWEPDMEEDQLFETISQALVSACNRDAISGWGAKVYIIKKDKIIVRDIKTRMD